One window of Vitis riparia cultivar Riparia Gloire de Montpellier isolate 1030 chromosome 5, EGFV_Vit.rip_1.0, whole genome shotgun sequence genomic DNA carries:
- the LOC117914521 gene encoding adenosylhomocysteinase produces the protein MSLLVEKTSSGREYKVKDMSQADFGRLEIELAEVEMPGLMSCRTEFGPQQPFKGAKITGSLHMTIQTAVLIETLTALGAEVRWCSCNIFSTQDHAAAAIARDSAAVFAWKGETLQEYWWCTERALDWGPGGGPDLIVDDGGDATLLIHEGVKAEEEYAKSGKLPDPSSTDNAEFQIVLTIIRDGLKTDPKRYHKMKGRLVGVSEETTTGVKRLYQMQANGTLLFPAINVNDSVTKSKFDNLYGCRHSLPDGLMRATDVMIAGKVAVVCGYGDVGKGCAAALKQAGARVIVTEIDPICALQALMEGIPVQTIEDVVSEADIFVTTTGNKDIIMVDHMRKMKNNAIVCNIGHFDNEIDMLGLETYPGVKRITIKPQTDRWVFPDTNSGIIVLAEGRLMNLGCATGHPSFVMSCSFTNQVIAQLELWKEKASGKYEKKVYVLPKHLDEKVAALHLGKLGAKLTKLSKDQADYISVPIEGPYKPPHYRY, from the exons ATGTCTTTGCTTGTTGAGAAGACCAGTTCTGGCCGGGAGTACAAGGTCAAGGACATGTCTCAGGCGGACTTCGGCCGTCTGGAGATCGAGCTTGCGGAGGTTGAGATGCCGGGGCTCATGTCTTGCAGGACTGAGTTCGGACCCCAGCAGCCATTCAAGGGTGCCAAGATCACTGGCTCACTCCACATGACCATCCAGACCGCCGTCCTTATCGAGACCCTCACCGCCCTTGGCGCCGAGGTCCGCTGGTGCTCCTGCAATATCTTCTCCACCCAGGACCACGCCGCCGCTGCCATTGCCCGCGACAGCGCCGCCGTCTTCGCCTGGAAGGGCGAGACCCTCCAGGAGTACTGGTGGTGCACGGAGCGGGCCCTCGACTGGGGTCCCGGTGGCGGCCCCGATCTCATCGTGGACGACGGCGGCGACGCTACCTTGTTGATCCACGAGGGGGTCAAGGCTGAGGAGGAGTACGCCAAGAGCGGCAAGTTACCGGACCCCTCCTCCACCGACAATGCTGAGTTTCAGATCGTTTTGACCATTATTAGGGACGGATTGAAGACAGATCCGAAGAGATATCACAAGATGAAGGGGAGATTGGTTGGTGTTTCTGAGGAGACCACCACCGGTGTTAAGAGGCTTTACCAGATGCAAGCTAACGGCACTCTGCTTTTCCCTGCTATTAATGTCAATGACTCTGTCACCAAGAGCAAG TTCGACAATTTGTATGGATGCCGCCATTCACTCCCTGATGGGCTGATGAGAGCTACGGACGTGATGATTGCCGGAAAGGTTGCAGTTGTATGCGGATACGGAGATGTGGGCAAGGGCTGCGCTGCTGCCCTGAAGCAAGCTGGAGCCCGGGTGATCGTGACGGAGATAGATCCGATCTGTGCTCTGCAGGCCCTGATGGAGGGTATCCCGGTTCAAACCATTGAGGATGTCGTCTCTGAAGCAGACATCTTCGTGACCACCACCGGTAACAAGGACATCATCATGGTTGACCACATGAGGAAGATGAAGAACAATGCAATTGTTTGCAACATTGGCCACTTCGACAACGAGATTGACATGTTAGGGCTGGAGACATACCCGGGTGTGAAGAGAATCACCATCAAGCCCCAAACTGATAGGTGGGTGTTCCCTGATACCAATTCGGGCATCATAGTGTTGGCAGAGGGGCGACTCATGAACTTGGGTTGCGCCACTGGCCACCCCAGCTTTGTGATGTCATGCTCGTTCACCAACCAGGTGATTGCACAGCTGGAGCTGTGGAAGGAGAAGGCCAGTGGCAAGTATGAGAAGAAGGTGTATGTGTTGCCAAAGCACCTCGACGAGAAGGTTGCTGCGCTTCACCTTGGGAAGCTTGGGGCCAAGCTCACCAAGCTAAGCAAGGACCAGGCTGACTACATCAGTGTGCCCATTGAGGGTCCTTACAAGCCTCCTCACTACAGGTACTGA